In Armatimonadota bacterium, the genomic window CAGTTTGTGGGTGTTTTAATCCACACCCGGCATAATCATTGTTCAAATTTCAAAGAAAATTGCTCTGAAAGGAACATTGCAATGTCGGAAGTTGTTTGTATTGGAATATTGGTTGCAGATGTCATTGGGAAACCGGTTACCGAGTATCCCGAGCGGGGAAAACTTGTTTTAGTCGACCGAATGGAGCTTCACAGCGGCGGATGTGCATCAAGCACAGCGATAGCACTTTCCAAAATAGGAGTGGAGACCGGAGTAATTGGCAAAGTCGGAGACGACGGTTTTGGTGACTTTTTGATAGGGGTTCTAGAACGCGCGGGCATAGACGCCAGGGGGGTTGTTCGCGACCCCGAGACGGCAACTTCGGCAACGATGGTCATGGTTCACCCAGATGGTGAGCGAAGCTTCATTCATTACCTTGGAGCAAACGCAACATTGACCGAACAAGATGTTAATTTTGACTTGCTAAAGGGTGCAAAGATATTGCATATTGCAGGGTCATTTTTGATGCCGGCGTTCGATGGAGAGCCAACAGCAAGGGTTTTGAGGAAAGCAAAGCAAATGGGGCTTACAACCAGTCTTGACACCGCATGGGATTCGAAGGGCCGATGGATGAGTCTAATCGAACCATGCCTTCCATATGTTGACATAGCAGTTCCAAGTATAGAGGAAGCACGCATGGTAACTGGCAAGCACAATCCGCCTGATGTTGCGGCAGTGCTAATGGATCATGGAGTGAAAATTGTGGCTCTCAAAATGGGTGAGGAAGGTTGCTACATACGCTCAAAGGATGTTGAGCTTTACATACCGCGGTTTGACGTGGTGGCAGTAGATGCATGCGGGGCAGGTGACTGCTTTGCGGCAGGTTTCCTTACCGGCATCTTAAGTGGTTGGGATTTGGAAAAAACAGGTAGGTT contains:
- a CDS encoding sugar kinase; translated protein: MSEVVCIGILVADVIGKPVTEYPERGKLVLVDRMELHSGGCASSTAIALSKIGVETGVIGKVGDDGFGDFLIGVLERAGIDARGVVRDPETATSATMVMVHPDGERSFIHYLGANATLTEQDVNFDLLKGAKILHIAGSFLMPAFDGEPTARVLRKAKQMGLTTSLDTAWDSKGRWMSLIEPCLPYVDIAVPSIEEARMVTGKHNPPDVAAVLMDHGVKIVALKMGEEGCYIRSKDVELYIPRFDVVAVDACGAGDCFAAGFLTGILSGWDLEKTGRFANAVGATCVMALGATTGIKSLEDTLYFMEHTPTC